One part of the Streptomyces sp. NBC_00286 genome encodes these proteins:
- a CDS encoding DUF1349 domain-containing protein produces MDLEIPELPFPLRSYGPDGHWSYEDGVLAGWAGARQDRFVPPTDEALDPAADAPRLLGAPEGDFQLIARVTVGFSGAFDAGVLYVHVAEREWAKLCLENSPDVPTVCTVVTRGHSDDANSWTVEGSSVWLRISRTGRAFAFHASKDGKRWTFVRLFTLADEKASGAALVGFMTQSPLGEGCVVTYDGIEFLPDWPADLRDGS; encoded by the coding sequence ATGGATCTCGAAATACCCGAACTGCCTTTCCCGCTCCGCTCCTACGGTCCTGATGGGCACTGGTCGTACGAGGACGGGGTGCTCGCCGGATGGGCGGGGGCGCGGCAGGACCGGTTTGTGCCGCCCACTGATGAGGCGCTGGACCCCGCGGCCGACGCGCCTCGGCTGCTCGGGGCGCCGGAGGGGGACTTTCAGCTGATCGCCCGTGTCACCGTGGGGTTCTCGGGGGCATTTGACGCGGGCGTGCTCTACGTGCACGTGGCCGAGCGGGAGTGGGCCAAACTCTGTCTGGAGAACTCGCCGGATGTGCCGACCGTGTGCACGGTGGTCACCCGCGGCCACTCCGACGACGCCAACTCCTGGACGGTGGAGGGGAGTTCGGTCTGGCTGCGGATCAGCCGTACGGGCCGTGCCTTCGCCTTCCATGCTTCCAAGGACGGCAAGCGGTGGACCTTCGTGCGCCTGTTCACGCTGGCCGACGAGAAGGCCTCCGGTGCGGCGCTCGTGGGCTTTATGACGCAGTCGCCGCTGGGGGAGGGGTGCGTGGTCACGTACGACGGCATCGAGTTCCTCCCGGACTGGCCGGCGGATCTGCGGGACGGCAGCTGA
- a CDS encoding DinB family protein — translation MATDTHQTQTLPDGRPIPLMTGPERPMLESWLAFHRATLELKCRGLDDSQVRLASAEPSELTLLGLVQHLAEVERNWFQRVFAGLDVPAVYEDKVGDVSGGYGLVPERGLDEALANWRREIARGQELCAGRSLEDTGRIADGPMAGLEVSLRWILIHMIEEYARHNGHADIVREGIDGVTGA, via the coding sequence ATGGCCACCGACACACACCAGACCCAGACCCTGCCCGACGGCCGTCCCATCCCGCTGATGACCGGGCCGGAGCGGCCCATGCTGGAGAGCTGGCTCGCCTTCCACCGGGCCACGCTGGAGCTCAAGTGCCGTGGGCTGGACGACAGTCAGGTGCGGCTGGCCTCCGCCGAACCGTCCGAGCTGACCCTGCTCGGGCTGGTCCAGCATCTCGCCGAGGTCGAACGGAACTGGTTCCAGCGGGTGTTCGCCGGGCTCGACGTGCCGGCCGTGTACGAGGACAAGGTCGGGGACGTGTCCGGCGGCTACGGCCTCGTACCGGAGCGCGGGCTCGACGAGGCGCTGGCGAACTGGCGGCGGGAGATCGCCCGGGGGCAGGAGCTGTGCGCGGGGCGGTCGCTGGAGGACACCGGACGGATCGCGGACGGCCCGATGGCCGGGCTCGAGGTCAGCCTGCGCTGGATCCTCATCCACATGATCGAGGAGTACGCACGGCACAACGGCCACGCGGACATTGTCCGGGAGGGCATCGACGGGGTCACCGGTGCGTAA
- the ectA gene encoding diaminobutyrate acetyltransferase — protein MTAAQADLQAEFLEMPEGLRIDRPEVADGAALWRIAKDSRTLDLNSSYSYLLWCRDFAGTSVVARDKEGMPVGFITGYVRPDQPETLLVWQVAVDTAYRGRGLAAALLDGLTARVAHDRGLETVETTITPGNTASERLFTSYAARHGADVAREVLFDGAHFPDGPHDPEVLYRIGPLSFPPADRAHRSGQTT, from the coding sequence ATGACCGCCGCACAAGCAGACCTGCAAGCGGAATTCTTGGAAATGCCGGAGGGACTGCGGATCGACCGTCCGGAGGTGGCCGACGGGGCCGCCCTCTGGCGCATCGCCAAGGACTCCAGAACCCTCGACCTCAACTCCTCGTACAGCTACCTCCTGTGGTGCCGTGACTTCGCCGGTACCTCGGTGGTGGCGCGCGACAAGGAGGGGATGCCGGTCGGCTTCATCACCGGGTACGTCCGGCCCGACCAGCCGGAAACCCTGCTCGTCTGGCAGGTGGCCGTCGACACCGCGTACCGCGGGCGCGGGCTCGCCGCCGCCCTGCTGGACGGACTCACGGCACGAGTAGCCCACGACCGCGGCCTCGAAACCGTCGAGACCACGATCACCCCCGGAAACACGGCCTCCGAGCGACTGTTCACCTCCTACGCCGCACGCCACGGAGCGGACGTCGCGCGTGAAGTGCTCTTCGACGGGGCGCACTTCCCGGACGGCCCGCACGACCCCGAAGTGCTGTACCGCATAGGACCGCTGAGCTTCCCACCGGCTGACCGGGCGCACAGATCCGGCCAGACCACCTGA
- the ectB gene encoding diaminobutyrate--2-oxoglutarate transaminase — protein MSITQPDLSIFQTLESEVRSYCRGWPTVFDRAQGSRMYDEDGHEYLDFFAGAGSLNYGHNNPVLKRALIDYLERDGVTHGLDMSTTAKRAFLESFQNIVLRPRDLPYKVMFPGPTGTNAVESALKLARKVKGREAIVSFTNAFHGMSLGSLAVTGNAFKRAGAGIPLVHGTPMPFDNYFDGQVPDFLWFERLLEDQGSGLNQPAAVIVETVQGEGGINVARAEWLRALADLCERQDMLLIVDDIQMGCGRTGAFFSFEEAGITPDIVTVSKSISGYGLPMALTLFKPELDIWEPGEHNGTFRGNNPAFVTAAAALETYWTDGPAMEKQTRARGEQIDEVLKAIREEHPEASKEYRGRGLVWGIEFHDKERAGRIAQRAFELGLLIETSGPESEVVKLLPALTITPDELDEGLRTLARAVRETA, from the coding sequence GTGAGCATCACCCAGCCCGACCTGAGCATCTTCCAGACCCTCGAGTCGGAGGTGCGCAGCTACTGCCGCGGCTGGCCCACCGTGTTCGACCGCGCGCAGGGCAGCCGGATGTACGACGAGGACGGCCACGAGTACCTGGACTTCTTCGCCGGTGCCGGGTCCCTCAACTACGGCCACAACAACCCCGTACTCAAACGCGCCCTCATCGACTACCTGGAGCGCGACGGCGTCACCCACGGTCTCGACATGTCGACGACCGCCAAGCGCGCCTTCCTCGAGTCGTTCCAGAACATCGTGCTGCGCCCGCGCGACCTGCCGTACAAGGTCATGTTCCCGGGCCCGACGGGCACCAACGCCGTCGAGTCGGCGCTGAAGCTGGCGCGAAAAGTGAAGGGCCGTGAGGCGATCGTGTCGTTCACGAACGCCTTCCACGGGATGTCGCTCGGCTCGCTCGCCGTGACCGGCAACGCCTTCAAGCGGGCCGGAGCGGGCATCCCGCTGGTGCACGGCACGCCGATGCCGTTCGACAACTACTTCGACGGCCAGGTCCCGGACTTCCTGTGGTTCGAGCGGCTCCTCGAGGACCAGGGCTCCGGCCTCAACCAGCCCGCCGCCGTGATCGTCGAGACCGTACAGGGCGAGGGCGGCATCAACGTCGCGCGTGCCGAGTGGCTGCGTGCCCTCGCGGACCTGTGCGAGCGTCAGGACATGCTGCTCATCGTCGACGACATCCAGATGGGCTGCGGCCGCACCGGCGCGTTCTTCTCCTTCGAGGAGGCAGGTATCACGCCGGACATCGTGACCGTCTCCAAGTCCATCAGCGGCTACGGACTGCCCATGGCGCTGACCCTGTTCAAGCCCGAGCTGGACATCTGGGAGCCGGGCGAACACAACGGCACCTTCCGCGGCAACAACCCGGCGTTCGTGACGGCCGCCGCCGCCCTTGAGACGTACTGGACCGACGGGCCGGCCATGGAGAAGCAGACCAGGGCCCGCGGCGAGCAGATCGACGAGGTGCTGAAGGCGATCCGCGAGGAACACCCCGAGGCCAGCAAGGAGTACCGCGGCCGCGGCCTGGTCTGGGGCATCGAGTTCCACGACAAGGAGCGCGCGGGCCGTATCGCCCAGCGGGCCTTCGAACTCGGCCTGCTCATCGAGACGTCGGGCCCGGAGAGCGAGGTCGTCAAGCTCCTCCCGGCGCTCACCATCACGCCCGACGAGCTGGACGAGGGCCTGCGCACCCTCGCCCGCGCCGTACGAGAAACGGCGTAA